In one window of Candidatus Deferrimicrobiaceae bacterium DNA:
- the nifX gene encoding nitrogen fixation protein NifX, whose product MKVAFTTTDGFTIDQHFGQAAKFHIWEVGPDTASFLHEVAVIPVGDDEEDRITARANAVAGCAIVYTVQIGGPPAAKLVARKIQPMKTGEPEPIAMVVAKLQEVLRGTPPPWLRKAMAGATAPSFLEGEA is encoded by the coding sequence ATGAAAGTCGCATTCACGACCACAGATGGCTTCACGATCGATCAACATTTCGGACAGGCCGCGAAATTCCACATCTGGGAGGTCGGCCCGGACACGGCATCGTTCCTGCACGAAGTCGCAGTAATCCCGGTGGGCGACGACGAAGAAGATCGGATCACCGCACGGGCGAACGCAGTCGCCGGCTGTGCCATCGTCTACACGGTACAGATCGGTGGCCCCCCCGCGGCGAAACTGGTCGCGCGGAAGATCCAGCCGATGAAGACGGGCGAACCGGAGCCGATCGCCATGGTCGTCGCAAAATTGCAGGAAGTGCTCCGCGGCACCCCGCCCCCCTGGCTGCGCAAGGCGATGGCG